One window from the genome of Phocoena phocoena chromosome 15, mPhoPho1.1, whole genome shotgun sequence encodes:
- the TMEM120A gene encoding ion channel TACAN, with protein MHPPPPGPLGDCLRDWEELQQDFHGIQETHRLYRLRLEELTKLQNNCTSSITRQKRRLQELALVLKKCKPSLPSEAEKAAQELENQIKERQGLFFDMEAYLPKQNGLYLSLVLGNVNVTLLSKQAKFAYKDEYEKFKLYLTIILILISFTCRFLLNSRVTDAAFNFLLVWYYCTLTIRESILINNGSRIKGWWVFHHYVSTFLSGVMLTWPDGLMYQKFRNQFLSFSMYQSFVQFLQYYYQSGCLYRLRALGERHTMDLTVEGFQSWMWRGLTFLLPFLFFGHFWQLFNALTLFNLARDPECKEWQVLMCGFPFLLLFLGNFFTTLRVVHQKFHNQQHGSKKE; from the exons GAGACCCACCGGCTGTACCGCCTGAGGCTGGAGGAGCTGACCAAGCTGCAGAACAACTGTACCAGCTCCATCACTCGGCAGAAGCGGCGGCTGCAGGAGCTGGCCCTTGTCCTGAAGAA ATGTAAACCCTCCCTCCCGTCAGAGGCCGAGAAAGCTGCGCAGGAGCTGGAGAACCAGATCAAGGAGCGCCAAGGCCTTTTCTTTGATATGGAGGCCTACTTGCCCAAGCAGAACGG GTTGTATCTGAGCCTGGTTCTGGGCAATGTCAACGTGACACTCCTGAGCAAGCAGGCTAA GTTTGCCTACAAAGACGAGTACGAGAAGTTCAAGCTCTACCTCACcatcatcctcatcctcatctcCTTCACCTGCCGCTTCCTCCTCAACTCCAG GGTGACAGACGCTGCCTTCAACTTCTTGCTGGTCTGGTATTATTGCACCCTGACCATCCGTGAGAGCATCCTCATCAACAACGGCTCCCG GATCAAAGGCTGGTGGGTTTTCCATCATTACGTGTCCACGTTCCTGTCAGGAGTCATGCTGACATG GCCCGACGGCCTCATGTACCAGAAGTTCCGGAACCAGTTCCTGTCCTTCTCCATGTACCAGA GCTTCGTGCAGTTCCTCCAGTATTACTACCAGAGCGGCTGTCTGTACCGCCTGCGGGCCCTGGGCGAGAGGCACACCATGGACCTCACTGTGG AGGGCTTCCAGTCCTGGATGTGGCGGGGCCTCACCTTCCTGctgcccttcctcttctttggacAC TTCTGGCAGCTTTTCAACGCGCTGACGTTGTTCAACCTGGCCCGGGACCCAGAGTGCAAGGAGTGGCAG GTGCTCATGTGtggcttccccttcctcctcctcttcctcggCAATTTCTTCACCACCCTGCGGGTTGTACACCAGAAGTTCCACAACCAGCAGCACGGGAGCAAGAAAGAATGA